The following nucleotide sequence is from Thermostaphylospora chromogena.
CGACGACCCCGCGGACATACCAGCGGATATATCGGACGTTCTCCTCGCCGAACGCGCCCACCTGGCCCGTTCCCGAGCCGCCCTGGCCGCGATGCGCGCCCACGCCCGCTCCCTGTCCGCCGACGCCGCCGGCGACTGGGTATCCCAGCAGATCCTGCGGAGCCTCCTCGACGAACGGGTCGCCGCGCTCGCCGACCACCCCGACACCCCGCTGTTCTTCGGCCGTCTCGACAGCGACGGAAACGGCGAACGGACCGACGACGATGACCTGCCGCCACGCCTGTACATCGGCCGGCGCCACGTGCACGACGAGCACCGCCGTCCCCTCGTCATCGACTGGCGCGCGCCCGTCTCCCGCGCGTTCTACCAGGCGAGCACCACCGACCCGATGGGCATGCGGCTGCGCCGCCGCTTCGGCTACCAGGGCGGCGAGCTGACCGCCTACGAGGACGAACCGCTCGACCGGCCGGACGGCCGGAGCCCGTACACCTCGAAGATCCTCACCAAGGAGATCGAGCGGCCCCGCACCGGCCCGATGCGCGACATCGTCGCGACCATCCAGCCCGACCAGGACGACCTCGTCCGCACCGACCTCGACCGGACCGTGTGCGTGCAGGGCGCGCCCGGCACCGGAAAGACCGCGGTCGGCCTGCACCGCGCCGCCTACCTGCTGTTCACCCACCGCGAGCGGCTGTCCCGCTCCGGCATCATGATCGTCGGCCCGAACCGCGCCTTCCTGTCCTACATCTCTTCGGTGCTGCCCGCCCTCGGCGAGGTCAAGGTCGACCAGACGACCGTCGCCGGGCTCCTCGGCGACCACGACGCGCCCGAGCCGCCGCAGGTAGCGGCGCTCAAAGGGGACGCCCGGATGGCGACGGTCCTCAAGCGGGCGCTGTGGCTGCACGTCACCAAACCCACGGAAGGCCTCGTCTACACCTCGGGCGGCTCCCGCTACCGCGTCCCCGATTACGAGATACGGGAGATCGTCGCCTCGCTGCGCGGCACCACCCGCTACGGCCCCGGCCGTGCGGCTCTCGCCCAGCGCCTCGCCCACGCCGTGCTCATCCGCATGGAGCAGCGCGGTGAGGCCCCCGACGACCGGGTGCAGGACGCGGTGGCCCGCTCGCGGCCGGTCCGGCAGCTCATCGACAAGGTATGGCCCAAGCTCACCCCCGAGCAGGTCCTCTACCGGCTGCTGTCCGACCCCGCCTTCCTCGCCGCCGCCGCCCGCTCCGACCTCACCGAACAGGAGCGCGAACTGCTGTCGTGGCCCAAACCCGCCCGTTCGTGGCGGTCCGCCCGATGGTCGGCCGCCGACGCCGCGCTCCTGGACGAGCTGGCCGACCTCATCGAACGCACGCCCTCGCTGGGGCACCTCGTCGTGGACGAGGCGCAGGACCTGTCGGCCATGCAGCTCCGCGCACTGGGACGGCGCTGCCGCAACGGTTCGGCGACCGTCCTCGGCGACCTGGCCCAGGGCACCACGCCGTGGTCCGCCCGCTCGTGGACCGACGTGCTGCACCACCTCGACCAGCGCGACGGCGAGGTGACCGAGCTGACCCTCGGCTTCCGGACACCGCGTGAGGTGCTCGACTACGCCGCCCGCCTGCTGCCCGCCATCGCCCCCGGTCTCGCCGTCCCCCGTTCCCTGCGCCCCGGTCCGGGTTCTCTCACCGTGCGTCGGGTCGACGACCTCGACGCGGCCGTCGCCGAGGCCGTCCGCGCCGCCCTCGCCCGTGAAGGCTCCATCGGCGTGATCGTCGCCG
It contains:
- a CDS encoding HelD family protein, whose protein sequence is MPAPTSASDRIGDDDPADIPADISDVLLAERAHLARSRAALAAMRAHARSLSADAAGDWVSQQILRSLLDERVAALADHPDTPLFFGRLDSDGNGERTDDDDLPPRLYIGRRHVHDEHRRPLVIDWRAPVSRAFYQASTTDPMGMRLRRRFGYQGGELTAYEDEPLDRPDGRSPYTSKILTKEIERPRTGPMRDIVATIQPDQDDLVRTDLDRTVCVQGAPGTGKTAVGLHRAAYLLFTHRERLSRSGIMIVGPNRAFLSYISSVLPALGEVKVDQTTVAGLLGDHDAPEPPQVAALKGDARMATVLKRALWLHVTKPTEGLVYTSGGSRYRVPDYEIREIVASLRGTTRYGPGRAALAQRLAHAVLIRMEQRGEAPDDRVQDAVARSRPVRQLIDKVWPKLTPEQVLYRLLSDPAFLAAAARSDLTEQERELLSWPKPARSWRSARWSAADAALLDELADLIERTPSLGHLVVDEAQDLSAMQLRALGRRCRNGSATVLGDLAQGTTPWSARSWTDVLHHLDQRDGEVTELTLGFRTPREVLDYAARLLPAIAPGLAVPRSLRPGPGSLTVRRVDDLDAAVAEAVRAALAREGSIGVIVADELVAAVSAALTEPAGIDHVVLSPDGTAEHRLQVVPATLAKGLEYDHVIVAEPSEIVSAEPRGLARLYVVLTRAVTTLTVLHTAALPAELA